A single genomic interval of Peribacillus sp. FSL H8-0477 harbors:
- the dapF gene encoding diaminopimelate epimerase, producing MLLDILKCHGSSNDFLLIDELTTDLSFSETERSELALTLCKRDGELGADGILFVMKSDTADARMRVFNSDGTEASMCGNGLRCVARFVYEKLNIEQMVIETMKANLAAAKTADIYEGIPTFSVEISPISFKASDLPLSIDKDTLRNETLPTLSETIAFTALAVPNPHAIALVDWSEIDSNLQEELASQVNGPNDLFPDGVNMSFVKQLKAGEIFVRTYERGVGFTNACGTAMSASSLVTCELGLNQSETPISVYNNGGKVQCVVHNNQSKTWIDLIGNGSYIYQASVDIKKDSSYHVLEKQPYTNEIIKYAEFQQHAQNYLKSIK from the coding sequence ATGTTACTCGACATTCTCAAATGCCATGGTTCGAGCAATGATTTTCTTTTAATTGATGAATTAACGACTGATCTTTCTTTCTCAGAAACAGAAAGAAGCGAGCTTGCATTAACATTATGTAAACGTGATGGAGAACTTGGAGCAGATGGAATCCTGTTTGTCATGAAAAGTGATACAGCTGATGCAAGAATGAGAGTTTTCAATTCAGACGGCACAGAAGCCTCCATGTGCGGTAACGGACTTCGCTGTGTGGCTAGATTTGTTTATGAGAAATTAAACATTGAACAGATGGTTATCGAAACAATGAAAGCGAACCTAGCTGCAGCAAAAACAGCTGATATCTATGAAGGTATACCGACGTTCAGTGTGGAAATTTCACCAATCAGCTTTAAAGCGTCAGATTTGCCGCTTTCTATTGATAAAGATACATTACGGAATGAAACACTTCCAACGTTGTCAGAGACGATAGCGTTCACCGCGTTAGCAGTCCCTAATCCACATGCGATCGCACTTGTTGACTGGAGTGAAATAGACTCTAACCTGCAGGAGGAACTGGCCTCACAGGTAAACGGCCCAAATGATTTATTCCCAGATGGTGTCAACATGAGTTTTGTTAAACAGCTGAAAGCAGGCGAAATTTTTGTACGGACCTACGAACGAGGTGTAGGCTTTACCAATGCCTGTGGTACCGCCATGTCCGCCTCAAGTCTTGTAACCTGTGAGCTGGGTCTTAATCAATCTGAAACGCCAATCTCCGTTTACAATAATGGTGGAAAAGTACAATGTGTTGTTCATAATAATCAATCAAAAACGTGGATTGATCTCATTGGAAATGGCAGCTATATCTATCAGGCATCTGTCGACATCAAGAAAGACAGCAGTTATCATGTACTCGAGAAACAACCCTACACAAATGAAATCATTAAATATGCGGAGTTCCAGCAGCATGCGCAGAACTACTTAAAATCTATCAAATAA
- a CDS encoding NCS2 family permease, with the protein MKQNRFLEKTFKLTENQTKTKREVLAGTVSYFTIVYIMIVNAMILAEAGIPLEAAVTATVLLSAASCLLMGFWANMPIILVPGMGVNALFAYTMVQTMGLTWQSALGAVFLSGAIFVVIAFTPFARIINEAIPDSLKEAISIGLGLFLLLLGLEKGGLVVSGSSSILAMGHLNDPEVLVMVLTLLLAIGLFLKNVPGNFLLTIVGGTFLAFCFGTLDVSEITFSRVDMGSYAGVFAAFSFADINQLNFWMAVFAMTMVLVFENIGLVHGHVSSINRPDKYRKSLQATSISTMLSGLFGSSPTVATVETAAGIASGGRTGLTAVVTGVLFGLSIFLLPIIQIIPDSAIAPILIMIGLLMLGNLRNLNLSDLSESIPALMTIAMIPLTYSIADGMAFGFILYPFIQIVLGKGKQVSVPMYVIGLLFLAYLSFSFIS; encoded by the coding sequence ATGAAACAGAACAGATTTTTAGAGAAGACCTTTAAGCTGACTGAAAACCAGACGAAAACGAAACGTGAAGTTCTCGCCGGTACAGTTAGTTATTTCACGATTGTGTACATCATGATTGTGAATGCAATGATTCTTGCAGAAGCAGGTATTCCGCTCGAAGCAGCAGTCACAGCGACAGTTTTATTGTCAGCAGCAAGTTGTCTTCTAATGGGATTTTGGGCAAACATGCCGATTATTCTTGTACCAGGAATGGGCGTTAATGCTCTATTTGCTTATACGATGGTACAAACGATGGGGCTAACTTGGCAATCAGCTTTAGGAGCTGTGTTCCTTTCAGGAGCTATCTTTGTGGTTATTGCTTTTACTCCATTTGCCCGAATTATTAATGAGGCCATTCCGGATTCACTAAAAGAAGCGATATCCATTGGTCTTGGACTATTTTTACTTCTATTAGGTCTTGAAAAAGGCGGTCTAGTCGTCAGCGGTTCCAGCTCGATTTTAGCGATGGGTCACTTAAATGATCCTGAAGTGCTGGTGATGGTCTTGACTCTTCTTTTGGCAATTGGCTTATTTCTGAAAAATGTCCCAGGGAACTTCTTACTGACGATTGTTGGAGGAACGTTTCTTGCATTTTGCTTCGGTACACTGGATGTATCAGAAATCACTTTTAGCCGGGTCGATATGGGATCGTACGCGGGCGTTTTCGCTGCCTTCTCATTTGCTGATATCAATCAGTTGAATTTTTGGATGGCTGTTTTTGCGATGACCATGGTACTAGTGTTTGAAAATATCGGACTAGTACACGGCCATGTTTCAAGCATAAATCGTCCGGACAAATACCGGAAATCCTTACAGGCAACCAGTATTTCAACGATGCTTTCAGGGCTATTCGGCTCCAGTCCGACGGTTGCGACTGTTGAGACAGCTGCCGGCATCGCTTCAGGTGGAAGAACAGGCTTAACGGCTGTAGTAACTGGGGTGTTATTCGGACTCTCCATTTTCTTGCTTCCAATCATTCAGATTATTCCTGATAGTGCCATAGCACCTATTCTCATTATGATCGGTCTTTTAATGCTCGGAAATCTCCGGAACTTGAATCTTAGTGATCTTTCAGAGAGCATTCCTGCATTAATGACCATCGCGATGATTCCATTGACATACAGCATTGCAGACGGTATGGCTTTTGGGTTTATTCTCTATCCATTTATACAAATAGTACTTGGTAAAGGAAAACAGGTCAGTGTCCCAATGTACGTAATTGGACTACTCTTCTTGGCCTATCTTTCTTTTAGTTTTATCTCGTAA
- a CDS encoding beta-class carbonic anhydrase translates to MTLLHEIVDFNKKFVNDEEYVKYETDKFPDKRMLVLSCMDTRLVELLPKSMNIRNGDVKFLKTAGAIVSHPFGSAMRSILVAIYELHADEIFVIGHHDCGMSSVNVDSIISKMTDRGISEQTIETIEHSGIHLRNFLRGFDDVSESIKNSVSVIRNHPLVPKEIPIHGLVVAPDTGKLDVIVDGYELTQK, encoded by the coding sequence ATGACATTGTTACATGAAATTGTTGACTTTAATAAAAAGTTTGTCAATGACGAAGAATACGTGAAGTATGAAACAGATAAGTTCCCAGATAAACGGATGCTGGTGCTAAGCTGTATGGATACACGGCTGGTTGAACTGCTTCCTAAATCTATGAATATTAGAAATGGCGATGTAAAATTCCTTAAAACTGCTGGTGCTATTGTGTCACATCCATTTGGCAGTGCGATGCGTAGTATACTTGTGGCTATTTATGAGTTACATGCAGATGAGATTTTTGTTATTGGTCATCATGATTGCGGCATGTCATCCGTAAATGTGGATTCCATCATCAGTAAGATGACTGATCGTGGAATTTCTGAACAAACAATTGAAACAATTGAGCATTCGGGTATTCATTTACGCAACTTTTTAAGAGGGTTCGATGATGTTTCAGAGAGTATCAAAAATAGTGTGAGTGTGATTAGAAACCATCCACTTGTTCCTAAGGAAATTCCCATTCATGGGCTGGTAGTTGCACCTGATACAGGAAAATTAGATGTCATCGTTGATGGATATGAGCTGACACAAAAATAA